atttattactcaagtaaaagtaatgagtagtcacccaaatatttacttgagtaaaagtaaaaagtatgttgtgaaaaaactactcaagtactgagtaactgatgagtaacatacacacacatatcatatatatatatatatatatatatatatacatacatacatatatacatatatacacatacattgatatatacagtatatcatttatatttatttattttgccgtttttgtttacatgttaaaggtgttttaatgaatatacatgcatgtttaacacatatagattcctttctttcatgttgacaagaatataagttggtgtattacctgattctgatgacttgcattgattgtaatcagacagcagtgcttaacgtccacgttttcaaatgcaggagaaaaaaagttcctcctttctgtctaataccacatgaaagtgcagtgtttcccacacattcatttatttgtggcggcccgccacgaaagaattatgtccgccacaaatggatttttcggcttttgactcgctcgaccgctcataaaagcaatgggactgtctgtgaatgttgcttgtagttacacctccggtgcagtaggtggcggtagcctactatgcattgtaactccgccaatagcaagaagaagaagagggacggacggacgtgaCGGACGGACCGAATCAAAATACTCgacggctacttttcataatgatggcgcttcctacgtttctacctcaaacgtccaaaagctgctgaaagccttgatccaggatgccatggggaaagaaacttaaatggtgccttttggcgacagttagcagcttggtggctcatagccggctagctaacgcttgctagcgtggtagcattgcttcatttttacaggttataggtagatagtagtgatgggtacggcaacaccgatgcatcggcgcatgcgtcgagctcaaagagcgaaaccctgtgtcggtgcgcgtaccgcttttagaaagtcacgtgaccgatcatgagatgttttggtcacgtgaccgatacgcgaactgtgtcgcactgacgcctcctctgtgccctgtgaccaggtcttttctacagccggagaaataataactaagaagagaaagcgtctaaaattgaatacgttggaaaaactgtttttttttaaataaaaatgtgtaaaaaaaattaaataataatttccaggtccacaagcatcctcattcacaacacgttctcttagatttccatgttatgatacatgttcacattatttattgactgtgtctaaaaagacaaaaaatatatttttatttaaatgaagttatgaaataatcctaaatgaaatacaatgacttggtttatattattgtatatactaggtcagtggttctcaaccttttttcagcaatgtaccccctgtgaattttttttaattcaagtaccccctaatcagagcaaagcatttttggttgaaaaaaaaagataaagaagtaaaatacagcactatgtcatcagtttctgatttattaaattgtataacagtgcaaaatattgctcatttgtagtggtctttcttgaactatttggaaaaaagatataaaaataactaaaaacttgttgaaaaataaacaagtgattcaattataaataaagatttctacacatagaagtaatcatcaacttaaagtgccctctttggggattgtattagagatccatctggattcatcaacttaattctaaacatttcttcacaaaaaaaaaatctttaacatcaatatttatggaacatgtccacaaacaatctagctgtcaacactgaatattgcattgttgcatttcttttcacaattctttttgacagacattttagtgacaaaccttcactgagtttatgaacttacattcatattttgttgaagtattattcaataaatatatttataaaggatttttgaattgttactatttttagaatatttttttaaaatctcacgtaccccttggtataccttcaagtacccccaggggttcgcgtacccccatttgagaaccactgtactaggtcataaaatcagtgtcagttgagtcggtccataggttgcctgtagggatttttaatgtccagcagatgtcagtatttagtgacacagtatcgacacagtatcaatacagttttgcaatgtgtcgaaacgcttcatgacgcctcatcaacccatcacttgtagataggttatagctgcatcgctcgcggctcgtcatatatttaacgttaatccgtgatttcaccgagcgtttcactgacggtgagcagcctgacgctgcttcattaacaccgccgctgtttgactcgtggcccggggcagacgcacgtagtaacagtcacgtgttacaataccgacgagctaacgtgtccaggttataaccatgttgtcaataaacacacatggactgaagctaaattgtccactgtccactgcagcatgtgaatgcaatgaaaagaatacaatctgagccaaccagctgttaaaatgttgtccaggttaatgttttggccattaaaggcccttcatttcaagatttcaactgtgatcgggctttaaacaggtggctgacctgttcagatgggtgtaactgctactggtcaaataatgtgaaatagcatttaattttacatgtatgcaatgccatttaaatgtaattatagactatggactggactctcacaatattatgtcagacccactcgacatccattgctttcggtctcccctagagggggggggttacccacatatgcggtcctctccaaggtttctcatagtcattcacatcgacgtcccactggggtgagtttttccttgcccgtatgtgggctttgtaccgaggatgtcgttgtggcttgtgcagccctttgagacacttgtgatttagggctatataaataaagattgattgattgattgataataataataataaatactgtgtagtgttgtaaatagtcaacgggaaggattttagtaagatataagccatgagcactacacagccagaaaaaaacctaggcaggacaagtaaaaatattggggcaagtagatttgagaagtcgggcaagtagaaaaaaccttaacgttgaaccctgcatgtgttgagttgctgccgcttaaggttagacggcactgtacatagagcgcttctgctcgttagtaataaattctaatgttggatgttcactccttcacacagatgagtatagaaatatattttcaacggccgaaaagggctcgacttggagaggaggtaggcctacagtccggaccacaggtgcgacctgttcagcagcaggaggaggaggaggaggttgactgactgtggcaggacacctctgcctctgtttcacttcatgttgctggtaaataatatggttgtagtagtaggctaaagttaaattatttagtattcactaattaaaggggcagagctttaagagacattttagcttttatattttataagatatattttttgtaagaaccacaattaataaatatatttcagtgaatcactaattgttcaaatctttatataaatatgtacataaaatgttgtaattatattccaactccgcgttcttctcggtcatcgccgctgccgcccccgccctccgaccacaccaccacaaatagatgcccgtcctgtgggaaacactgaagtggttggtttttggtatcttatttgtccagcttccatattcgttttcacacactttacaagaaatacattggcggcaaattccgtagcttgctagcttgtttgcgctggctttcggagactcttattttgaaagcgcaggcgcgatggagcggcacttttattgtgaagacaggaactgtgcagtcagtctttaggcttgtgacgggatgtacgtttgaaataaaaaagtgtcttttttccttcacacttttgattgattgattgaaacttgtattagtagattgcacagtacagtacatattccgtacaattgaccactaaatggtaacaccccaataagtttttcaacttgtttaagtcaggtcatgtgaccgcctggctctgtttgattggtccaacgtcaccagtgactgcatctgattggtggaacggagtcaaacgtcactagtgactgcattttattggtggaacggagtgaaacgtcaccagtaaggcaggcactttgaaggtctgtctgacagaccaaaacaaacaaagcgtgcattaacagatcgataaaaattagtagcgagtagcgagctgaatgtagataaaagtagcggagtaaaagtagcgtttcttctctataaatatactcaagtaaaagtaagttgcattaaaactactcttagaagtacaatttatcccaaaagttactcaagtagatgtaacggagtaaatgtagcgcgttactacccacctctggcgatTTTACAGCTTAGCAACATGAATGAGTATTTcagagagtaaaaaaatatataagtattgTTTTCTTGCGATGAATATTAGGAGAAttatgcatttttaaaataaagagttctttattatattatatataaatgacTTTGTGAACTCATTAATTATTCTTCACAGTCATTTTTGCTGATGACACAAATGTATTCTTGTCACACAAACATCCTGAAAGCCTTCAAGCTATCGTCAATAGTGAATTAGTTAAAGTAGATAATTGgttcaaatgtaataaattaTCCTTAAATATAAAGAAAACAAACTTTATTATATTTTGTTCAAAAAGAAGCCGTAACAACTTTTGATAGGATACTGATTAAAATAAATGGTAAAGCAATTGAGAGAGTTGAGAGCACTAAATTCcttggtgtatatatatgtatggatttaTACATTTGAAAAGCATATCGAATATTTAATGAATAAGTTATCTAAATATGTCGGTGTACTCTCAAAATTGAGGCAGTTTCTTCCACTTAACGCTCTCCTAATTTTGTATCGGACTTTTTGAACCATATATAAACTATTGCAATGTCGTATGGTATAACACGTATCCCAGTTATTTTAAAAAACTGGAGATTCTTTAGAAGAAAGTCATTCGTGTGTGAGCATTAATGGGGAAACATTAATGCTCCCTCAAATCCTCTTTTTTATGGGTACACTCTTTTGAAGCTTACTGAGTGCAACAGCTTCCACAGTGCTTGTATTATGTATAATGCAGTATACAAATTAAATTCTAGACTCTGCCAGCTCATTACAGTGACTACTACTTCTCATAGATTTAACACCAGAAGCAAACCTTTATTAAGAGGGAAACATGGTCATCTAAAGTGTACAAGCTTTAGTATAGCCCGTTGAGGCCCAATGATCTGGAATGAGATTGATAGTTTTAGAAAAGAATAACATtctgtaaacatttttaaaaatcgttTTAAGCGACGTGTATTGCGACGTTATGCATAGTTTATTTAGCACGGCCCTTATGGTTGAGGGATTCACATTAGTCAcataattttggtcttgacctctgtgTGTATGATGAGATGATCGCACATCTTCAAGATGCATCTTTTTAATAAAATTTGAATAATAGGAAATCGAGACTGATTTGGCGGAttttaaagattccttttttataaatgtcaaccTGTTGGTAGGTTGGTATGAAATTGTAAATGTGTATTTGGTTGGTAGATTTTGAAAggaattgtattgtactgtatattatatgatgatgtatattttaactgtgggttcCTGTCCATTAGCTGTGTGCTTCTAGAGATCATCTTTTTGCAGAacagactctgatattaacaaaataaacaataatgtaatacaaaattatgtctgtaaataaataagagTATCTCTGATTCAGTGTTAAGGATCGACAAATTATCGgcaccgatatttggcatttttacGTGTATCTTTACCGTCCTTTTTCAACCCGTTTTTTAACAACCTTTTACAACAGAACTACTTCAGAAGCTACACACACATGATGGCATTATGTAGTATTAAAATtacaataattagtgaagtagatgGTAATAAACACTGCTCAAGTACCAGTCTGTTGCCCTGCATTAGTAAAGTCctcttttttaattaaaaaaaaaaaaattactcatCGACAGGATGGAAGAAGGAAGACACCGAAAGGTCCTCACCAGAGTGGACCCGCGGCATGGGGAGAGGAAAGGGTCACCCGCATGGAGAAAGATCACAACTGATCTGGAGAGTCTTGCATTGGACACAGTGAAATGGAGGTCTGCTGCTTCTGTCCAATGCTGGCGAAATAAGTAAGTCATTGACAATAATTTTCTCCAAATATGCTTTTTATATCGGACGGGGCATTTATTTGAATTCTTGTGAGAGCTGTTCTCTAGTCTGCTTAGCTGCTTTCACCGCAGACACGCACCCCTCTTCACTCGTGAGTCGCCAACAGTATTTTCTCATCTGCATACATATCAAACTTCCTGTTTTTGCCGggtaatccagtttttgtccatcTTTCGTGGCACATACGCGGtccagttttgtttgtttttctactGCAGCAATGGAGTCTCTCGACAAGCCTCACTCAtcatgatgtaccgtatttttcagattataagtcactccggagaatacgtcacaccggccgaaaatgcataataaagaaggaaaaaaacatatatttacgtctcactcgagtataagtcgcatttttgggggaaatttatttgataaaatccaacaccaagaatagacatttgaaaggcaatttaaaattaataaagaatagtgaacaacaggctgaataagtgtacgttatatgacgcataaaaaaCCAacagagaacgtgcctggtatgtttacgtaacatattatggtaagagtcattcaaataactataacatatagaacatgctatacgtttaccaaacaatctgtcactcctaatcgctaaatccgatgatcgctaaatccgatgaaatcttcttcctcatcGCTACTGGTATGTGCCGCTCCCTTTCTTTTTGCTGCTCGATctccgttttctgctgcatatttcactacgtccggctagtaatctgcagtatatgatttccttttcggtgccattcttCTCAGTTTTTCTAAGTTACAGCAATGTTGAAATATTCCATTTCAGTAGCTACggatgtagcagcagttagcatcccatgacccacaatgcacttctgccatgacgcacaatgcacttctgccatgacccgctccgccgaattcttattggttgacgtgtgtgacgattgctgacgtgtgtgtgacgattgcggacatttgcttcgtcttttacgcgaatgagataaataatagtatttgatatttttcggtaatgtgttaataatttcacacataagtcgctccggagtatatgtcgcacccccggccaaactatgaaaaaaactgcgatttataatccgaaaaatacggtaatccaaagaggttcattaggtcttcaataattaatgcaatttgttattcttaaacacagacctgtgtgtttacttACCTGATGGTTTCGGCTACAGCTGTTGCCTTCCTCACGGTTGTCACGTGATGTGATGTGTTTAGAacatatttacagctacaatgtTTACATCACGTTTACAGTTTCACATtctaacatgtccgaaaaggagtaggaagaagtagagcTTTTTTAATCCACCCTTTTTCTGTCTAGTAACAATTTCTAACACAGTTGTTCACTTTCTTTTTCAACCCTAATTACAACAACAATATATCATTAAATGAATAGATAAATAAACATCAATACAGTTTACTTTAATAgtaatagggttgtcccgatgtcaacattttggtacatgtaccaaaatgtttttcaatacttttcgaaaCAAAGGCGACcataaaaaatggcattatcggttttatttgaacaaaatatcttgcggtacattaaacatctgtttcttattgcaatcaaagaaaaatgttgtccttaaataaaatagtgaacttattagacaaattgtcttttagtagtaaataaacaaacaaaggctcctaattagtctgctgacatatgcagtaacatattcagtgttggtgctaggaattttcaattttcccagggaccccatcaagtcataaaaatggggtcccacagtaaatgtttgggatccCACTttattgtaaccgttttgaaaacaaatgataaatgtactgtatgcattatcctgttatatctcacattctatattgtgttttggttaaaaggttgtcataaatgttacttaattcataaaaaaaacaatacaaaagaaaaaaatttgtatgcatatgtaaatgtattaagttataaacattcattcactttcttctttccttcatgggtcTAAACTTTAcagctgccggtagttttttctatgtttgtatttaataagttgtaggtgtatttatttcagtataaaagtataaaaagtgttttgcttcggtcatgaaattatgataatcgtgTGCCAGGACATACATACATGATTTATGTAACACTTAAATCGTgagttttttttgttatgt
Above is a window of Nerophis lumbriciformis linkage group LG35, RoL_Nlum_v2.1, whole genome shotgun sequence DNA encoding:
- the LOC133575275 gene encoding uncharacterized protein isoform X2 yields the protein MEEGRHRKVLTRVDPRHGERKGSPAWRKITTDLESLALDTVKWRSAASVQCWRNKSVESFVITTLQLTERFKGYIVSSCTASRLPQSCPSGLMRRPTS
- the LOC133575275 gene encoding uncharacterized protein isoform X1, encoding MEEGRHRKVLTRVDPRHGERKGSPAWRKITTDLESLALDTVKWRSAASVQCWRNKFDEKTNELINDELGIAYPIIDGIPNMIPQEARLLEKTSPAQGHNLPS